A stretch of DNA from Microlunatus capsulatus:
ACGCGCTGCGCGCCCGGGTGACGGCCGACCCGCGCGGCTGGATCGCGCAGCCCGTCGTCCAGCTGTCGACCGTGCCGACGCTGATCGACGACCAGCTGGCCCCCCGGCACGTGGACCTGCGGCCCTTCGCGGTGAACAGCGGCGACGAGGTGTGGGTGCTGCCCGGCGGGCTGACCCGCGTCGCGCTGCCCGAGGGCGAGCTGGTGGTCAACTCCAGCCAGGGCGGCGGCAGCAAGGACACCTGGGTGCTGAGCCCGCCCGCGCACCGGCCCTCGGTCACCCTCGCGGAGGAGGAGCCCGCTCCGGTGCCCGCCGAGCCGCAGGCCGAGGAGGTGCCGGTCCGGCCGACCGGCGCCCCGCTCGCGGCCCGGCCCGCCGTCCTCATGACGCCGAAGGTCATCCAGCGCCACCAGGAGGAGCAGCAGCAGCAGTCCGGGCGCGCCGGCGGAGGGGACGCGCCGTGCTGAGCCGGATCGCGGAGTCGATGTTCTGGATCGGCCGCTACGTCGAGCGGGCCGAGGACACGTCCCGGCTGCTGCAGACCCACCTGCGGCTCATCACCGAGGACACCAGCTCCGAGACCGAGGCCTGCCGCACGCTGCTGGCGCTGATGAGCGTCGACCACGTCGAGCACCCCACCCACGAGGACCTGGTCCGGGTGCTGGGCTACGACGGCAAGGAGCCGACGTCGATCTTCGCCTGCTGGGCCGCCGCCCGCGACAACGCCCGCCGGGCCCGGGAGGTCATCCCGCTGGACCTGTGGGAGTGCATCAACACCACCTGGCACCAGCTGCCGACGGGACGGTTCCGCACGTCCCGCGTGCACACGTTCCTCGACTGGGCGCAGGAGCGCAGCGCCCTGTTCACCGGCATCGCCCGCGGCACGATGGTGCGCGACGACGGCTGGGAGTTCATGATGCTCGGCCGGTCGCTGGAGCAGGTGGACATGACGTCGCGGCTGGTGGCCTCGGCCTCGCTGCGCACCGGCAGCACCCAGTGGCCCTCGGTGCTGCGCGGCTGCGGCGGGCACGACGCCTTCCTGCGCACCTACCGCGGCCTGCAGACCGACCGCGAGGCGGCGCAGTTCCTCATCTCCGACGTCCGGTTCCCCCGCTCCCTGATGCACGGCCTCGTCGCCGCGTCGGACTGCCTGCGCCGGCTCAGCACGGTCAACGGCCAGGCGGCCCGGCAGTCGGAGTTCCCCGCCCGGGCGCTGGGCCAGCTGCGGGCCCGGCTCGAGTACGCCGACGTCGGCGAGCTGCTGGAGAACCTGGGCGACGAGATGACCTGGGTGCAGGAGGTCGCCGCGCAGGTGACGGCCGCCGTCGCCAACAACTACTTCGTCGCGGAGGACCCGACGGCCTGGATCACCGAGGGGACGCGCTGATATGCGGCTGAGCATCGACCACCAGACCGGCTTCCGGTACAGCTCGCCGGTGAAGTCGTCCTACAACGAGGCGCGGATGACGCCGGCGGCCAGCGAGCACCAGACCATCTGGAGCAGCCGGGTCAGCATCGAGCCGGCCGCCTGGAGCTTCAGCTACACCGACTACTGGGGCACCCGCGTCACCACGTTCGAGCTGCACGAGGCGCACGAGCGGCTGACCGTGCACGCGCAGGCGGTCGTCGACACCCGTGGCGACGAGCTGGCCTGGGACACCGACCGGCGGGTCGCGGCCAGCGACCTCGGCTGGTCGGCGCTGCGCGACCGCGGCGTCATCGACCGGATGGCGGAGTACCTCACCGTCAACCGGCGGACCGCCCCCGCCGACGAGCTGGTCGCGCTGGCCGCCGAGGTCGCCGACCAGCCGCCGCGGCTGGCCGCGCTCGACGTCTGCCGGATCCTCGACGACCGGCTGCGCTACGAGAAGGGCTCGACGGAGGTGACCAGCGCGGCCGCCGACGTCTGGCAGCTCGGCGCCGGCGTCTGCCAGGACTACAGCCACGTCGCCCTCGGCGCCCTGCGCTCGATCGGCATCCCCGCCCGCTACGTCTCGGGCTACCTGCACCCCGGACCGCGCGAGCCCAACACCACGGTGACCGGGGAGAGCCACTCCTGGATCGAGTGGTGGTGCGGCACCTGGGTCCCCTACGACCCGACGATGGGCCGACGGCTCA
This window harbors:
- a CDS encoding alpha-E domain-containing protein, with amino-acid sequence MLSRIAESMFWIGRYVERAEDTSRLLQTHLRLITEDTSSETEACRTLLALMSVDHVEHPTHEDLVRVLGYDGKEPTSIFACWAAARDNARRAREVIPLDLWECINTTWHQLPTGRFRTSRVHTFLDWAQERSALFTGIARGTMVRDDGWEFMMLGRSLEQVDMTSRLVASASLRTGSTQWPSVLRGCGGHDAFLRTYRGLQTDREAAQFLISDVRFPRSLMHGLVAASDCLRRLSTVNGQAARQSEFPARALGQLRARLEYADVGELLENLGDEMTWVQEVAAQVTAAVANNYFVAEDPTAWITEGTR
- a CDS encoding transglutaminase family protein, yielding MRLSIDHQTGFRYSSPVKSSYNEARMTPAASEHQTIWSSRVSIEPAAWSFSYTDYWGTRVTTFELHEAHERLTVHAQAVVDTRGDELAWDTDRRVAASDLGWSALRDRGVIDRMAEYLTVNRRTAPADELVALAAEVADQPPRLAALDVCRILDDRLRYEKGSTEVTSAAADVWQLGAGVCQDYSHVALGALRSIGIPARYVSGYLHPGPREPNTTVTGESHSWIEWWCGTWVPYDPTMGRRLTDSYVRVGHGRDYGDVAPLRGTYSGGSSSMFVTVAMTELG